Proteins from one Listeria weihenstephanensis genomic window:
- a CDS encoding LLM class flavin-dependent oxidoreductase encodes MGKIKFGVMLHGPGGHMNAWKHESVPADASVNFDFYKETTLKAEAAGFTLAFVADGLFINEKSIPHFLNRFEPLTVLSGLAAVTSRIGLVGTLSTSYSEPFTVARQFGSLDLISNGRAGWNAVTSPLEGSANNYSKKTHPEHALRYEIATEHLEVVKGLWDSWEDDAFVRDRETGQFFDREKLHRLNHQGRFFSVEGPLNIGRSKQGQPVIFQAGASEPGKDLAAKSADAVFTNGGSLEEAQAFYADVKARTVANGRNADEIKIFPGFAPIVGVTQADADAKYEKIKNLVSDEEALAYLGRFFDHFDFSKFPLDEPFPDIGTVGENSFRATTQKIKADAKRENLTLREVALRVTTPKSAFVSTPERIADELIAWFDGKAADGFIFGAPVLGEGLDDFIQKVIPILEARGYYDREYASDTLRGNLDLPFKESRYASKVEAQN; translated from the coding sequence ATGGGGAAAATTAAATTTGGCGTGATGTTGCATGGTCCTGGTGGGCACATGAATGCTTGGAAACATGAGAGTGTGCCGGCGGATGCGAGTGTGAATTTTGATTTTTACAAGGAAACGACGTTGAAGGCTGAGGCTGCGGGCTTTACGCTGGCGTTTGTGGCGGACGGGTTGTTTATTAATGAAAAATCGATTCCGCATTTCTTGAATCGCTTCGAGCCTTTGACGGTGCTTTCGGGATTGGCTGCGGTAACGTCGCGGATTGGGCTGGTTGGGACGCTATCGACGTCTTACAGTGAGCCATTTACGGTGGCGCGGCAATTCGGATCGCTGGATTTGATTAGTAATGGTCGGGCTGGATGGAACGCGGTGACGTCGCCTCTTGAGGGTTCGGCGAATAATTATAGTAAGAAAACGCACCCGGAACATGCCTTACGTTATGAGATTGCGACGGAGCATTTGGAAGTCGTGAAGGGACTTTGGGATTCGTGGGAGGACGATGCGTTTGTGCGGGACCGCGAGACTGGGCAGTTTTTTGATCGGGAGAAGTTGCATCGGTTGAATCATCAGGGACGGTTTTTCTCGGTGGAGGGGCCGCTGAATATTGGACGTTCGAAGCAGGGGCAACCGGTGATTTTTCAGGCTGGGGCGTCGGAGCCAGGTAAGGATTTGGCGGCTAAGAGTGCGGACGCAGTGTTTACGAATGGTGGTTCGCTCGAGGAGGCGCAGGCGTTTTATGCGGATGTGAAGGCGCGGACGGTGGCGAATGGCCGGAACGCGGATGAGATTAAGATTTTCCCTGGGTTTGCGCCAATTGTTGGGGTGACGCAGGCGGACGCGGATGCTAAATATGAGAAAATTAAGAATTTGGTTTCGGATGAGGAGGCACTCGCGTATCTTGGACGGTTTTTCGATCATTTTGATTTTAGTAAATTTCCGCTGGACGAGCCGTTTCCCGATATTGGGACGGTTGGCGAGAATAGTTTCCGAGCGACGACGCAGAAAATTAAGGCGGATGCAAAGCGTGAGAATTTAACGTTGCGTGAGGTGGCGTTGCGGGTGACGACGCCAAAATCGGCTTTTGTGAGCACGCCAGAGCGGATTGCGGATGAGTTAATCGCTTGGTTTGATGGCAAGGCGGCGGATGGTTTTATTTTTGGAGCGCCAGTTTTGGGCGAGGGCTTGGATGATTTTATTCAAAAAGTGATTCCAATTTTAGAGGCGCGTGGGTATTATGACCGAGAATATGCGAGTGATACACTGCGTGGAAATTTGGATTTACCGTTCAAGGAAAGCCGTTATGCGAGCAAAGTTGAGGCGCAGAACTAA
- a CDS encoding LLM class flavin-dependent oxidoreductase, translating into MGFRLSLLDQSPIADGKSAYQALQQTIALAEKAEEWGYHRFWVSEHHDTKLLAGVSPEVLVSHLLARTSRIRVGSGGVMLQHYSAYKVAENFNLLATLAPNRVDLGVGKAPGGLPLSTKALQFGRTEKVDFAEQLTLLKQFVDGAVPADHALAGVGVDPDPPTKPEIFLLGASVASANLAGAQGVNFCFAKFINSDEVALGEAVTAFRTANPEGELIIAVPVLAADTEDEARALAGEQKVVRVTLSTGVSVTVQTVAQAEEFARQAGVVDFEIEERAADVIVGTAQQVKAELVRLRATFDVDEFVIHTPVARQDARFRSVQLISEAVLTAEVR; encoded by the coding sequence ATGGGATTTAGACTCAGTTTATTAGATCAGAGCCCGATTGCGGATGGAAAAAGTGCATATCAGGCGTTGCAGCAGACGATTGCGTTAGCGGAGAAGGCGGAGGAATGGGGATATCACAGGTTTTGGGTGTCGGAGCATCATGATACGAAGCTACTTGCGGGCGTTTCGCCGGAGGTTTTGGTGTCGCATTTGTTGGCACGGACGTCACGGATTCGGGTTGGTTCGGGGGGCGTGATGTTGCAGCATTATAGCGCGTATAAGGTCGCGGAGAACTTTAATTTATTAGCTACTTTAGCGCCGAATCGGGTGGATTTAGGTGTGGGGAAGGCACCTGGTGGTTTGCCGTTATCGACGAAGGCTTTGCAGTTTGGACGAACAGAAAAAGTGGATTTTGCGGAGCAGTTGACGTTATTGAAGCAGTTTGTTGATGGGGCAGTACCTGCGGATCATGCTCTTGCGGGCGTTGGGGTTGATCCTGATCCACCAACGAAACCGGAGATTTTCTTGCTGGGTGCGAGTGTGGCGAGTGCGAATTTGGCGGGAGCGCAAGGTGTGAATTTCTGTTTTGCGAAGTTTATTAATAGTGATGAAGTGGCGCTTGGCGAGGCGGTGACGGCGTTTCGGACGGCGAATCCGGAGGGTGAATTGATTATTGCAGTTCCGGTTTTGGCGGCGGATACGGAGGACGAGGCACGGGCGCTTGCGGGTGAGCAGAAAGTGGTGCGGGTGACGCTTTCGACGGGTGTTTCGGTGACGGTGCAGACGGTGGCTCAAGCGGAGGAATTCGCGAGACAGGCTGGTGTGGTTGATTTTGAGATTGAGGAGCGTGCGGCGGATGTGATTGTTGGGACGGCGCAACAGGTGAAGGCGGAATTGGTGCGATTGCGTGCGACGTTTGACGTGGATGAGTTTGTGATTCATACGCCGGTTGCGAGGCAGGACGCGCGGTTTCGGTCGGTGCAGCTGATTAGTGAGGCTGTTTTGACGGCGGAAGTGAGATAA
- a CDS encoding glutaredoxin family protein, with protein sequence MAENLSIVVWAKQGCAYCAEVKDYLTKEGRDFQLVDVTDHDEQREILQAKYGVRYVPVVEIGQGHTYRGVTELGLPALETALREAEKWDLDSVY encoded by the coding sequence GTGGCGGAAAATTTATCGATTGTCGTTTGGGCGAAACAGGGTTGTGCGTATTGTGCGGAGGTCAAGGATTATTTGACGAAGGAGGGGCGCGATTTTCAGTTGGTTGATGTGACGGATCATGATGAACAGCGGGAAATTTTGCAGGCGAAATACGGGGTGCGTTATGTTCCAGTGGTCGAGATTGGTCAGGGGCATACATATCGGGGCGTGACGGAACTCGGTTTGCCAGCGCTTGAGACGGCTTTGAGGGAGGCGGAGAAATGGGATTTAGACTCAGTTTATTAG